One genomic segment of Fusobacterium sp. includes these proteins:
- a CDS encoding ATPase, giving the protein MNDIKKIFKRAAVTAIIILIYGILVKSEYVYLGMFSGSVMSIFLFYLLCLDIKSIAASENISRKRGFIGYLKRYTIYGVYLGIMAHFFGLPMLLGSAIGLLNVKANILLIILSENILKLRDKYLR; this is encoded by the coding sequence ATGAATGATATAAAAAAAATTTTTAAAAGAGCAGCAGTTACAGCAATTATCATTCTTATATATGGAATATTAGTGAAAAGTGAATATGTCTATCTGGGAATGTTTTCAGGTAGTGTGATGTCTATTTTTCTATTCTATTTACTTTGTCTTGATATAAAATCCATAGCTGCATCTGAAAATATTTCAAGAAAAAGGGGCTTTATAGGTTATTTAAAGAGATACACTATTTATGGGGTATATCTTGGAATTATGGCTCATTTTTTTGGACTGCCAATGTTATTAGGTTCAGCAATAGGGTTATTAAATGTAAAAGCAAATATACTTTTGATAATTCTTTCTGAAAATATATTGAAGCTTAGAGATAAATATCTAAGATGA
- a CDS encoding AtpZ/AtpI family protein: MINIIKLYSIDGESFMKWITKELIKNFSLLGYLGFLIAGNILLYVFIYKMIEKYFFKSTILFILLLLIGIASGFYNAYKLIMKK; the protein is encoded by the coding sequence ATGATAAACATTATAAAATTATACAGTATAGATGGAGAATCATTCATGAAATGGATAACTAAAGAATTAATTAAGAATTTCTCATTGTTAGGGTATCTTGGCTTTTTAATAGCTGGGAATATCCTACTTTATGTATTTATATATAAAATGATTGAGAAATATTTTTTTAAAAGCACAATATTATTTATTCTATTGCTTTTAATAGGTATAGCCAGCGGCTTTTACAATGCATATAAGCTGATAATGAAAAAGTAG
- a CDS encoding class I SAM-dependent methyltransferase, with the protein MYKYFSKIYDKFMEYSDYGAWEKVVESLIAEGKPNGKDLLDIGCGTGELLLRMTKNYNCHGLDLSEGMLKIADRKLKHREVRLFLGDMVDFNTGFQYDIMVALFDTVNHILSTEELTSHFISVKNSLKNEGVYIFDVVDRDFMNMMFPNDIFVDNRKDLTCIWEHEIEDGIDYIDATYFVKNAKGAFDKVTESYSKMIFTEKEIEDSIKASGLKLIRIMINDKIAGRRNVYLVKR; encoded by the coding sequence ATGTATAAATATTTTTCAAAAATTTATGATAAATTTATGGAATATTCAGATTATGGAGCATGGGAAAAGGTGGTAGAGAGTCTTATAGCAGAGGGAAAACCCAATGGAAAAGATTTGTTGGATATTGGGTGTGGAACTGGAGAACTTCTTTTAAGAATGACAAAGAATTATAATTGTCATGGATTAGACCTATCTGAAGGAATGCTCAAGATAGCAGATAGAAAGCTGAAGCACAGAGAAGTCAGATTATTTCTTGGAGATATGGTAGATTTTAATACAGGATTTCAATATGATATAATGGTAGCTCTTTTTGATACAGTAAATCATATCTTATCTACTGAAGAGCTTACAAGTCATTTTATAAGTGTAAAAAATTCTTTAAAAAATGAAGGGGTATATATTTTTGATGTAGTAGACAGAGATTTTATGAATATGATGTTTCCAAATGATATTTTTGTTGATAACAGAAAAGATTTGACTTGTATATGGGAACATGAAATAGAAGATGGAATAGACTATATTGATGCTACATATTTTGTAAAGAATGCTAAAGGAGCTTTTGATAAAGTAACTGAAAGTTATAGTAAAATGATATTTACAGAAAAAGAAATTGAAGATTCAATAAAGGCATCTGGGCTAAAGTTAATTAGAATTATGATAAATGATAAGATTGCAGGGAGACGAAATGTCTATTTGGTAAAAAGATAA